A portion of the Bdellovibrio bacteriovorus genome contains these proteins:
- a CDS encoding AAA family ATPase — translation MEKKRYLYNEIASLALKRHKMAFISGPRQVGKTTLSKSYAADTDAFIYKNWDESSFRKLWH, via the coding sequence ATGGAAAAAAAGCGCTATCTCTATAACGAAATCGCTTCATTAGCTCTTAAACGCCATAAAATGGCCTTTATTTCAGGACCTCGCCAAGTCGGCAAAACGACTTTATCCAAAAGCTACGCCGCAGATACGGACGCTTTTATATATAAAAACTGGGATGAAAGTTCCTTTCGCAAGCTATGGCATTAA
- the lexA gene encoding transcriptional repressor LexA: MTKKTPLPPLTPKEKSVLEFIEEHILSSGVSPSYQEIKDHFGLASFNSVQNYLKQLTAKGYIENPLGQKRAIQVLHSASAFQERQSKLVSTKTGSQSSQLLQARDEILSLPLLGKVAAGLPIEALKHDEFVDVPPSMVRNPAKSFALKVQGDSMIEDGIFDEDIILIQKQNTAGNGDIVVATVENEATVKRIYVRAKPDSGSSQKLVELRPSNSTMKSMWYEPEQVEIRGIVVGLIRKF, from the coding sequence ATGACAAAGAAAACGCCCCTCCCACCACTGACACCTAAAGAAAAATCTGTTCTCGAGTTTATCGAGGAGCACATCTTAAGTTCAGGAGTTTCTCCGTCATATCAAGAAATTAAAGATCACTTTGGTCTGGCATCGTTTAATTCTGTTCAGAATTATTTGAAGCAATTGACCGCCAAAGGTTATATCGAAAATCCTTTGGGCCAAAAGCGAGCGATCCAGGTGCTTCATTCTGCTTCGGCATTTCAGGAGCGCCAATCTAAATTAGTCTCGACGAAGACAGGATCTCAAAGCTCACAGCTCCTCCAGGCACGTGATGAGATCCTGTCCCTTCCCCTTCTTGGGAAAGTGGCTGCGGGTCTCCCTATTGAAGCACTTAAACATGATGAGTTTGTCGATGTCCCACCTTCAATGGTGCGCAATCCTGCAAAATCTTTTGCCCTCAAAGTCCAAGGTGATTCGATGATTGAAGACGGTATTTTTGATGAAGATATCATTCTTATTCAAAAACAAAACACCGCCGGCAATGGGGATATCGTTGTGGCTACTGTGGAAAACGAAGCCACGGTGAAACGCATCTATGTGCGCGCAAAGCCCGACAGTGGCTCTTCTCAGAAGCTTGTGGAACTTCGCCCTTCTAATTCAACGATGAAATCCATGTGGTATGAACCTGAACAGGTTGAAATCCGTGGGATTGTTGTAGGACTTATTCGCAAGTTCTAA
- a CDS encoding M15 family metallopeptidase, with product MPTRSPFHDFDLIKTYFREILAAEDVALDMKYATTDNFMNQDVYAGFSRCFLAPLAFEMFSKARAELRAKHPDLQFLIWDTLRPRSVQAQFYSHLEGTPFQNYVAAPQPGSLHNFGMAMDLTLQYKGGPQLDMGTGFDDFRDLAQPKLEQKFFASGELTEEQLKNRLLLRTLMENHGFKVLDHEWWHFNALPKDKVHGHFVILE from the coding sequence ATGCCTACACGTTCACCTTTTCATGATTTTGATTTAATTAAAACCTATTTTCGCGAAATCCTTGCGGCAGAGGATGTGGCATTAGATATGAAATACGCCACGACCGACAACTTTATGAATCAAGACGTCTATGCGGGCTTTAGTCGCTGTTTTTTAGCTCCACTGGCTTTTGAGATGTTTTCTAAAGCACGTGCGGAACTTCGTGCAAAGCATCCGGACTTACAGTTTTTAATCTGGGACACCTTACGCCCCCGCAGCGTGCAAGCGCAGTTCTATTCGCATCTTGAAGGCACACCTTTTCAAAATTATGTAGCAGCCCCGCAGCCCGGTTCTTTGCATAATTTCGGCATGGCCATGGATTTGACGTTGCAATATAAAGGCGGCCCGCAATTAGATATGGGCACGGGCTTTGATGATTTCCGTGATCTGGCGCAGCCTAAATTAGAACAAAAGTTTTTTGCGAGCGGAGAGCTGACAGAAGAGCAGCTTAAAAATCGTCTATTGTTGCGAACCTTGATGGAAAACCACGGCTTTAAGGTCTTAGACCACGAGTGGTGGCATTTTAATGCCCTCCCCAAAGACAAAGTCCACGGGCATTTTGTGATATTAGAATAA
- a CDS encoding ATP-binding protein, producing the protein MALNPDAWLKAIFKKDSKPHNQKILERLFKFSGFPEPYFANSEKIHRLWRSGWTEKIIREDLRDLSRIPELSQVEMLVSLLPDKIGSPLSIQSLREDLEVSHDTVSRWLKYLNELFYFFELKPWTKSIPRSLKKEGKIYLYDWTEIDSPGIKFENMVASHLLKACNFWTDTGEGAFELFYLRNKEKQEIDFLIVRDKKPWLCVEAKYSETVIDKKVADKYTDYLGCPYKIIAISTPNVFVEDDLFAPSISFASQVAECHGGDIFGNDALAQIFQEDGHGKIVITSLAHGAPIEMIESATEIEVDNAGVMHVWNNIFAMDFSVSKDNPAFPVDAFRNGAFWITDFNCHRID; encoded by the coding sequence ATGGCATTAAATCCGGATGCGTGGTTAAAAGCCATATTCAAAAAAGACAGCAAGCCTCATAACCAAAAAATTTTGGAAAGACTTTTTAAGTTCAGTGGATTTCCAGAACCTTATTTCGCTAATTCTGAAAAGATTCATCGTCTATGGAGATCCGGGTGGACGGAAAAAATCATTCGCGAAGACCTTCGCGATCTAAGCCGTATCCCTGAATTGAGCCAAGTTGAGATGCTGGTAAGTCTTTTGCCTGATAAAATCGGCAGTCCTTTAAGCATTCAAAGCCTGCGCGAAGATTTAGAGGTTTCGCATGACACCGTTTCACGTTGGTTGAAATATCTGAATGAGTTATTTTATTTTTTTGAATTAAAACCTTGGACGAAATCTATTCCCCGTTCGCTAAAAAAAGAAGGCAAAATCTATCTTTACGATTGGACGGAAATAGACTCTCCAGGTATTAAATTTGAAAATATGGTAGCCAGTCATTTGCTGAAGGCTTGTAATTTCTGGACTGACACGGGTGAAGGGGCGTTTGAGCTTTTCTATCTGCGCAATAAGGAAAAGCAGGAAATAGACTTCCTTATTGTACGAGATAAAAAACCTTGGCTTTGCGTTGAGGCCAAATATTCTGAGACCGTGATTGATAAAAAGGTGGCCGATAAATATACAGACTATCTAGGATGTCCCTACAAGATAATCGCCATCAGCACGCCAAACGTCTTCGTTGAAGACGACCTCTTCGCCCCCTCAATTTCTTTCGCATCCCAAGTTGCTGAATGCCATGGTGGAGATATTTTTGGAAATGATGCCTTAGCTCAAATTTTTCAAGAAGATGGACATGGAAAGATAGTAATCACTTCTTTGGCACACGGTGCTCCCATTGAAATGATCGAAAGCGCGACGGAAATTGAAGTAGATAACGCAGGCGTGATGCACGTATGGAATAATATTTTTGCAATGGATTTTTCTGTAAGTAAAGATAACCCTGCGTTTCCAGTTGATGCCTTCAGAAACGGAGCATTCTGGATTACGGATTTCAACTGTCATCGCATTGATTAA
- a CDS encoding TraR/DksA family transcriptional regulator: MAISEKLVTECRSKLLASKQDILNRVKEARSNLDQNEEKGGDEGDQTVRVLAEQEFLSMHERLRSQLMEIESALARIENGSFGFCEETEEEIEPERLRAIPWTRLSIEGAEIRESMNKRYARG, translated from the coding sequence ATGGCTATCTCTGAAAAACTCGTAACGGAATGCAGATCAAAGCTTTTGGCTTCGAAACAAGACATTCTGAACAGAGTAAAAGAAGCTCGTTCGAACTTGGATCAAAACGAGGAAAAGGGCGGCGATGAGGGTGATCAAACTGTACGCGTTCTGGCTGAACAAGAGTTCCTAAGCATGCACGAAAGACTTCGTTCGCAGCTCATGGAAATCGAAAGCGCCTTGGCTCGTATTGAAAATGGCTCTTTTGGCTTTTGCGAAGAGACCGAGGAAGAAATCGAACCAGAAAGACTGCGTGCGATTCCTTGGACGCGTTTAAGCATCGAAGGTGCTGAAATCCGCGAATCTATGAACAAACGCTACGCGCGCGGTTAG
- a CDS encoding penicillin-binding transpeptidase domain-containing protein, protein MHPRNNHKLLKLFAFSGVCLLGLYSLLGVSAFETEESQAHRKILNQLELRSQFSKAIGEHVRNNQFPEKVEIPWNGDNQAVTMTYTIDPNLQKEADRLLKSYKPDYGAIFMIDAMTGEVLTMASFQRDDPQAPNLNLQATFPAASVFKVVTATAAVDKAGVLPEHKIRYNGGAYTLYKKNVLSDRVTRWTNVISLRDAFARSINTAFGRLSIENLHPEDLNEYANRFMFNQDIPSDFPVDMGVAYIPPEKGFELAEAASGFNKSNRMSPVQGAMIAAAVANDGEVVIPYFVRKAQASSGNSLYEGSTMNKGPIMTKESAAKVRELMEQTVTAGTSRRSFRPILKDRKFREIEMGGKTGHLTGDNPRGRVDWFVGYALDGERKIAVAAITVNKKFWTVKSAHLGQSMFRKYFGPVVSTPMTDRVISSASH, encoded by the coding sequence ATGCATCCCAGAAATAATCATAAGCTATTAAAACTATTCGCATTTTCAGGCGTGTGCCTTTTAGGCCTCTATTCTCTTTTGGGTGTTTCGGCATTTGAAACCGAAGAATCTCAAGCGCACCGAAAAATTTTAAATCAACTTGAACTTCGTTCTCAATTTTCAAAAGCGATTGGCGAACACGTTCGCAATAATCAATTTCCTGAAAAGGTAGAGATCCCATGGAATGGGGACAATCAAGCTGTCACCATGACATACACGATTGATCCGAATCTGCAAAAAGAAGCAGATCGCTTACTGAAGTCTTACAAACCTGATTACGGTGCGATCTTTATGATCGACGCGATGACTGGTGAAGTTTTGACGATGGCAAGCTTTCAACGTGATGACCCGCAAGCACCGAACCTAAATCTGCAAGCGACTTTCCCCGCCGCTTCAGTTTTTAAAGTTGTGACTGCGACGGCGGCGGTTGATAAAGCCGGCGTTCTTCCTGAACATAAAATCCGTTACAACGGTGGCGCTTACACGCTTTACAAAAAAAACGTGCTTTCAGATCGCGTGACTCGTTGGACGAATGTGATTTCATTGCGTGATGCTTTTGCTCGTTCTATCAACACGGCATTTGGTCGCTTAAGCATTGAAAACTTACATCCCGAGGACTTAAACGAATACGCCAATCGCTTTATGTTCAATCAAGACATTCCTTCAGACTTCCCTGTGGATATGGGAGTCGCCTACATCCCACCGGAAAAAGGTTTTGAACTTGCCGAAGCGGCTTCTGGTTTTAATAAATCCAATCGCATGAGCCCGGTTCAAGGCGCGATGATTGCGGCCGCAGTCGCCAATGACGGTGAAGTTGTGATTCCATATTTCGTACGCAAAGCCCAAGCTTCTTCGGGCAATTCTTTGTATGAAGGCAGCACGATGAATAAAGGTCCGATCATGACCAAAGAGTCCGCAGCAAAAGTGCGCGAATTGATGGAACAAACTGTCACGGCCGGAACATCTCGCCGCTCCTTCCGTCCGATTTTAAAAGATCGCAAATTCCGTGAAATCGAAATGGGTGGAAAAACAGGTCACTTAACGGGTGATAATCCACGTGGCCGTGTGGATTGGTTTGTGGGTTACGCGCTGGATGGTGAACGCAAAATCGCCGTGGCCGCGATCACCGTGAATAAAAAATTCTGGACAGTGAAATCTGCGCACCTAGGACAAAGCATGTTCCGTAAGTATTTCGGTCCGGTGGTTTCAACACCGATGACAGACCGCGTGATTTCTTCTGCGAGTCATTAG
- a CDS encoding DUF2147 domain-containing protein, with protein sequence MKLLITMLVLLAPLSVWATSPVVGKWKTIDDETGKPKSIVEITQVGDEFKGHILELLNPEKPNPVCEKCKGDKKDKPIVGLEIMWNMKETEKDSEWSKGEILDPNNGKTYSCRLRLKDDGKKLEVRGFIGFSLIGRSQVWIKEP encoded by the coding sequence ATGAAATTACTAATTACGATGTTGGTCTTATTGGCGCCACTTTCTGTGTGGGCGACAAGTCCGGTTGTTGGCAAATGGAAAACCATTGATGATGAGACGGGTAAGCCTAAATCTATCGTGGAAATTACTCAAGTCGGGGATGAGTTCAAAGGCCACATCCTTGAGTTATTGAATCCCGAAAAACCAAATCCTGTCTGTGAAAAGTGCAAAGGGGATAAGAAAGACAAACCTATCGTCGGACTTGAAATCATGTGGAACATGAAAGAGACCGAAAAAGATTCAGAATGGTCTAAGGGCGAAATTCTAGATCCTAATAACGGAAAAACTTATAGCTGTCGTTTGCGTCTGAAAGATGATGGAAAAAAACTAGAGGTTCGCGGCTTTATTGGCTTTAGCCTTATCGGGCGCAGCCAAGTCTGGATCAAAGAGCCTTAA
- a CDS encoding LemA family protein produces MNLLILCFVGVVLFGLVAMAINIYNGLISLRNQLERAWSNIDVVLKQRFDEIPQLIQVIEQYVGYESDLLKNLAQARSHYGSARNVSEKIEASREMSFALQGVIAIGEAYPDLKSNQNFVQLQSRVSALENMISDRRETYNEAVANFNTRIDQFPDVFAARILNYQRQDMFQATELERQAPSLKMNLPNLKKGA; encoded by the coding sequence ATGAATCTACTCATCTTATGCTTTGTCGGCGTCGTGCTTTTTGGTTTAGTGGCGATGGCTATTAATATTTATAATGGTTTAATTTCGCTTCGTAATCAGCTTGAAAGAGCCTGGTCAAATATAGATGTCGTGCTAAAGCAGCGTTTTGACGAAATCCCACAACTTATCCAAGTGATCGAACAGTACGTTGGGTACGAATCAGATCTTCTTAAAAACTTGGCGCAAGCGCGCAGTCACTATGGATCTGCCCGCAATGTTTCAGAAAAAATCGAAGCTTCCCGCGAGATGAGCTTTGCTCTTCAAGGTGTTATCGCCATTGGTGAGGCTTACCCTGATTTAAAATCAAATCAAAACTTCGTCCAATTACAGTCCCGCGTGTCCGCTTTAGAGAATATGATCTCGGATCGTCGCGAAACTTATAATGAGGCGGTTGCCAATTTCAACACGCGTATTGATCAATTTCCAGATGTATTTGCGGCAAGAATTTTAAACTATCAACGCCAAGATATGTTCCAGGCTACTGAACTTGAAAGACAAGCTCCAAGCTTAAAAATGAACTTACCAAATTTAAAAAAGGGCGCCTAG
- a CDS encoding GAF domain-containing protein has protein sequence MESTRIAIDYSNKEKFYKELLSEVTGVLEPEWFVNLANISALLNQHLPQINWVGFYLNHNGELLLSSFQGLPACTRIAFGKGVCGTAAATQTTQLVADVDQFPGHIVCDSASKSEIVIPMIKDGKVLGVLDIDAPVLNRFDHVDQKYLEQVVALILSKSIWPNSLI, from the coding sequence ATGGAAAGCACACGCATTGCTATCGATTATTCAAATAAAGAAAAATTCTATAAAGAACTTCTGTCAGAAGTAACTGGCGTTCTTGAACCCGAATGGTTCGTGAATCTTGCCAATATCTCCGCACTTCTTAATCAGCACTTGCCCCAAATTAACTGGGTGGGTTTTTATCTCAATCATAACGGTGAATTGTTATTAAGTTCTTTTCAAGGCCTGCCGGCGTGCACACGCATCGCCTTCGGTAAAGGGGTTTGTGGAACAGCGGCGGCAACGCAAACCACGCAACTTGTGGCGGATGTCGATCAATTTCCGGGGCATATTGTGTGTGATAGTGCTTCGAAATCTGAAATCGTGATCCCAATGATCAAAGACGGAAAAGTTTTAGGTGTTTTAGATATCGATGCGCCGGTTTTAAATCGATTTGACCACGTTGATCAGAAGTATCTGGAACAAGTCGTCGCTTTGATCCTTTCGAAATCAATATGGCCTAACAGCCTGATCTAA
- a CDS encoding M14 family zinc carboxypeptidase, which yields MKTLLNVLMVLSVASIAKADFVNLQQDCMNDLKKFPGAWDDKLLKQACEKVSVDSLCVSGEGRPIYHYNKTSSLPGAKKVLVFSLIHGDETPAGTVGRYWMERLEGIDPRNSWRVIPVLNPDGVKYKTRTNANKIDINRNFPTKDWASGAIENWKRTTKSNPRRYPGDMAASEPETKCALHHLEDFKPDFIVSVHTPLKVLDFDGPKVSPPPKFDYLPWKSLGNYPGSLGRYMWLERSTPVLTMELKENLPPNLTPFEQLQDIIGSLVKLETNKQNAKGEVQSPAPMLPVAAEH from the coding sequence ATGAAAACACTATTAAATGTCCTGATGGTTTTGTCAGTTGCTTCGATTGCAAAGGCCGACTTTGTGAATCTTCAGCAAGACTGCATGAACGATCTAAAAAAATTCCCGGGAGCTTGGGACGACAAGCTCTTAAAGCAGGCCTGTGAAAAAGTGTCTGTCGACAGCCTTTGTGTCAGCGGAGAAGGTCGACCTATTTATCACTACAACAAAACTTCTTCTTTGCCCGGTGCTAAGAAGGTTCTGGTATTCAGTTTGATTCACGGAGATGAAACTCCGGCGGGTACCGTGGGCCGTTATTGGATGGAGCGTTTAGAAGGCATTGATCCACGCAACTCTTGGCGTGTGATTCCTGTTTTAAATCCGGATGGCGTGAAATATAAAACGCGTACCAACGCAAACAAGATTGATATCAATCGCAACTTCCCCACAAAAGATTGGGCCAGTGGAGCGATTGAAAATTGGAAGCGCACGACGAAATCAAATCCGCGTCGTTATCCCGGGGATATGGCTGCGAGTGAGCCGGAAACAAAATGTGCGCTTCATCACCTAGAGGATTTCAAACCAGACTTTATCGTGTCCGTGCATACGCCCTTAAAGGTTTTGGACTTTGATGGTCCGAAAGTTTCGCCGCCACCAAAATTCGATTATCTTCCGTGGAAGTCTTTAGGGAATTATCCGGGAAGCCTAGGTCGTTACATGTGGTTAGAAAGAAGTACGCCGGTGTTGACGATGGAATTAAAAGAAAATCTTCCACCGAACTTAACACCTTTTGAGCAGTTGCAAGACATCATTGGTTCGCTAGTGAAATTAGAAACGAACAAACAAAATGCGAAGGGCGAAGTGCAATCTCCTGCTCCTATGTTGCCGGTAGCTGCGGAACATTAA
- a CDS encoding TetR/AcrR family transcriptional regulator, which yields MKTKERILMTSVDLFNRSGVVAVTTNHIAKAMNISPGNLYFHYDNKEEILEELFRRMAKETYDVWRPRRTKKYTPLGFINENFELYWKYRFFHREMYALRRKDPQLAKMWRDHIQKMMKLMVILYRHWVKDGKMAKIAEVSEMQYIAESLLAMSTTFLQFFESAEKTAGKRSIERGKRHVARLLLPYTAGETKDEFEKFLKS from the coding sequence ATGAAGACCAAAGAACGTATTCTAATGACCTCTGTCGATTTGTTTAACCGAAGTGGGGTCGTCGCCGTCACGACCAATCACATTGCGAAGGCCATGAATATCAGCCCGGGCAATCTGTATTTTCACTATGACAACAAAGAAGAAATTTTAGAAGAGTTGTTCCGTCGTATGGCGAAAGAAACCTACGATGTTTGGCGCCCTCGTCGCACCAAAAAATACACCCCATTGGGCTTCATCAACGAAAACTTCGAACTTTATTGGAAGTATCGTTTCTTTCATCGCGAAATGTATGCGCTTCGCCGTAAAGATCCACAGCTTGCAAAAATGTGGCGTGACCATATTCAAAAAATGATGAAGTTAATGGTCATTCTTTACCGTCACTGGGTGAAGGACGGCAAAATGGCAAAGATCGCCGAAGTTTCAGAAATGCAGTATATTGCCGAGTCTTTGCTGGCGATGTCGACAACGTTCTTGCAGTTCTTTGAATCTGCGGAAAAGACAGCCGGAAAACGCAGTATCGAGCGTGGTAAACGTCACGTGGCTCGTTTGCTTTTGCCTTACACGGCTGGCGAAACAAAAGACGAGTTTGAAAAATTTCTTAAGTCCTAG